Proteins from a genomic interval of Enterococcus faecium:
- a CDS encoding YggS family pyridoxal phosphate-dependent enzyme, translating to MIADNLQKIKQEIQDSCALVHRDPKEVTLVAVTKSVESAQAEELVRAGVMNCAENRVDKLLEKKQDLFDFPEIKWHLIGNLQRRKVKLIVNEIDYFHALDSLRLAEEIQKRLEKELSCFIEVNVSGEESKHGISPDELLPFVESLAACTKIKVVGLMTMAPKEASDEQIHKVFGTLKELRDLVQAKGYAHAPCSELSMGMSQDFQIAIEEGATFIRVGTALFKDE from the coding sequence ATGATTGCTGACAACTTGCAGAAAATCAAGCAAGAAATTCAGGATTCGTGTGCTCTTGTTCATCGTGATCCGAAAGAAGTTACATTAGTAGCTGTAACAAAATCTGTTGAATCCGCTCAAGCTGAAGAATTGGTTAGAGCTGGCGTTATGAATTGTGCAGAAAACCGAGTAGATAAATTATTAGAAAAGAAACAAGATTTATTTGATTTTCCTGAAATAAAGTGGCATTTAATTGGTAATTTACAGCGCAGAAAGGTAAAATTGATTGTAAATGAAATTGATTACTTTCATGCGTTGGACAGTTTAAGATTAGCAGAAGAAATCCAGAAGCGGTTAGAGAAAGAATTATCCTGTTTTATTGAAGTAAATGTTTCTGGTGAGGAATCAAAACATGGAATTTCACCAGATGAGCTTTTACCGTTTGTGGAATCTTTAGCTGCCTGCACAAAAATCAAGGTTGTTGGGTTGATGACTATGGCGCCTAAAGAAGCTTCTGATGAGCAAATCCATAAAGTGTTTGGTACGCTGAAAGAATTGCGTGATCTTGTTCAAGCAAAAGGTTATGCCCATGCACCATGTAGTGAATTAAGTATGGGGATGAGTCAAGACTTTCAAATTGCGATTGAAGAAGGTGCAACATTTATCCGTGTAGGAACAGCGCTATTCAAAGACGAATAA
- the ftsZ gene encoding cell division protein FtsZ, with protein sequence MEFSIDNNINDGAVIKVIGVGGGGGNAVNRMIEENVKGVEFITANTDVQALKNSKAETVIQLGPKYTRGLGAGSQPEVGQKAAEESEQSLREALDGADMIFITAGMGGGTGTGAAPIVAGIAKELGALTVGVVTRPFTFEGPKRGRFAAEGIARLKENVDTLLIISNNRLLEVVDKKTPMLEAFREADNVLRQGVQGISDLITAPGYVNLDFADVKTVMENQGTALMGIGVASGEDRVVEATKKAISSPLLETSIDGAEQVLLNITGGLDMTLFEAQDASDIVANAATGDVNIILGTSINEEMGDEIRVTVIATGIDESKKERKSSRPARQAQMQSPAQKTVLDMDQAKPTSSEEENSFGDWDIRREQNVRPRVDDSNFDNIEKKEFDTFNREETKSHGDDELNTPPFFRRKK encoded by the coding sequence ATGGAATTCTCAATTGATAATAATATCAATGACGGCGCAGTAATCAAAGTCATCGGAGTCGGTGGTGGCGGTGGAAATGCTGTAAACCGAATGATTGAAGAAAACGTTAAAGGTGTTGAATTCATTACAGCCAACACAGACGTGCAAGCATTAAAAAATTCAAAAGCGGAAACAGTTATCCAATTAGGCCCCAAATATACTCGTGGTTTAGGTGCTGGTTCTCAGCCAGAAGTTGGACAAAAAGCGGCAGAAGAAAGTGAACAATCCTTACGCGAAGCTTTAGACGGTGCAGATATGATTTTCATCACTGCAGGAATGGGTGGAGGAACCGGTACAGGTGCTGCACCAATCGTTGCAGGTATCGCGAAAGAATTGGGCGCATTGACTGTTGGTGTCGTGACACGTCCATTCACTTTTGAAGGACCGAAACGTGGCCGTTTTGCTGCAGAAGGTATCGCTCGTTTGAAAGAAAATGTGGATACATTATTAATTATCTCAAATAACCGTTTATTAGAAGTTGTAGATAAAAAGACACCGATGCTTGAAGCTTTCCGTGAAGCAGATAATGTTTTACGACAAGGTGTACAAGGTATCTCTGATTTGATCACAGCGCCAGGTTACGTTAACCTTGACTTTGCTGACGTGAAAACAGTGATGGAAAACCAAGGTACAGCATTGATGGGGATCGGTGTGGCTAGTGGAGAAGATCGCGTAGTAGAAGCAACGAAAAAAGCAATCTCCTCTCCATTGCTTGAAACATCTATTGATGGAGCTGAACAAGTACTTCTTAACATCACAGGCGGTTTGGATATGACATTGTTCGAAGCACAAGATGCTTCAGATATCGTAGCAAATGCAGCAACTGGCGATGTAAATATCATTCTAGGTACATCTATCAATGAAGAAATGGGCGATGAAATCCGTGTGACGGTCATCGCAACAGGTATCGATGAATCAAAAAAGGAACGCAAGTCTAGCCGACCAGCTAGACAAGCACAAATGCAATCACCTGCTCAAAAGACTGTATTAGATATGGATCAAGCTAAACCAACTTCTTCAGAAGAAGAAAACAGTTTTGGCGATTGGGATATCAGACGTGAACAAAATGTTCGTCCTAGAGTTGATGATTCCAATTTTGACAATATCGAAAAAAAAGAATTTGATACATTCAACCGCGAAGAAACAAAATCTCATGGCGATGATGAATTAAATACGCCACCGTTTTTCCGTCGTAAAAAATAA
- the ftsA gene encoding cell division protein FtsA, which produces MAKTGMYVGLDIGTTSVKVVVAEYIDSQMNIIGVGNAKSEGINRGIIVDIDKTVQAIQRAVRQAEEKAGIQIKGVSVGLPANMLEVENCQGMIAVNGDSKEITDEDVRNVASAALVRSIPPERQIVSILPQDFTVDGFEGIKDPRGMIGVRLEMYGLLFTGPKTIIHNIRKCVENAGLIVNEMVITPLALTESILSDGEKDFGTIVIDMGGGQTTTAVMHDKQLKFTNLDQEGGEFVTKDISIVLNTSFNNAEALKINYGDAYPERTSPDEEFPVDVIGQSEPVKVDERYLSEIISARMEQIFNKAKDALDQIEALELPGGVVLTGGAASLPGVVDLAQEIFGVNVKLYVPNHMGLRNPVFTNVISIVDYSANLSEVYQLAKIAVTGETSAARQMVVEQETTNTYESYEAPEETIYDEPEPKESGENVKNKIKGFFTNIFD; this is translated from the coding sequence ATGGCAAAAACAGGAATGTATGTAGGCCTTGATATTGGAACGACATCTGTTAAAGTTGTCGTGGCTGAATATATCGACAGCCAAATGAATATTATTGGAGTAGGAAACGCAAAATCAGAAGGGATTAACCGAGGCATTATCGTTGATATCGATAAAACGGTCCAAGCGATACAACGAGCAGTACGACAAGCAGAAGAAAAAGCAGGTATCCAGATCAAAGGCGTAAGTGTCGGTTTGCCAGCAAACATGCTTGAAGTAGAAAATTGCCAGGGAATGATTGCAGTTAACGGAGATTCAAAGGAAATCACCGATGAAGATGTCAGAAATGTGGCTTCAGCTGCCCTTGTTCGTTCAATACCTCCTGAACGTCAAATCGTGTCAATATTGCCACAAGATTTTACTGTCGATGGGTTCGAGGGAATCAAAGATCCTCGTGGAATGATCGGCGTAAGATTAGAAATGTACGGTCTGTTGTTTACAGGACCTAAAACGATCATCCATAACATACGTAAATGCGTGGAAAATGCCGGATTAATCGTCAACGAAATGGTGATTACTCCTTTAGCGCTGACTGAATCAATTCTTTCTGACGGAGAAAAAGATTTTGGTACGATCGTCATTGATATGGGTGGCGGCCAAACAACAACGGCTGTTATGCATGATAAGCAATTGAAGTTTACCAATCTTGACCAAGAAGGTGGCGAATTTGTCACTAAAGATATCTCTATTGTATTAAATACGTCATTTAACAATGCAGAAGCGTTGAAAATAAACTACGGGGATGCATACCCAGAACGGACATCACCAGATGAAGAATTTCCAGTAGATGTGATTGGTCAGTCAGAACCAGTGAAAGTCGATGAACGCTACTTGTCAGAAATTATTTCAGCTCGAATGGAACAGATTTTCAACAAAGCAAAAGATGCATTGGACCAAATCGAAGCATTAGAGTTGCCAGGTGGCGTCGTATTGACAGGCGGAGCTGCTAGTCTTCCTGGTGTTGTGGACTTGGCACAAGAAATCTTCGGCGTAAATGTAAAATTGTATGTTCCAAATCACATGGGGCTGAGAAACCCGGTATTTACAAATGTAATAAGTATCGTGGATTATTCAGCAAACTTGAGTGAAGTGTATCAATTGGCAAAAATTGCTGTTACGGGTGAAACCTCAGCAGCTCGTCAAATGGTAGTTGAACAAGAAACAACAAACACATATGAGAGCTATGAAGCACCTGAAGAAACAATCTACGATGAGCCGGAACCAAAAGAGTCCGGAGAAAATGTAAAAAATAAAATCAAGGGTTTCTTTACAAATATTTTTGATTAA
- a CDS encoding cell division protein FtsQ/DivIB — MSKKKEPKKLSHPSSDENNLTPWQKANRKYLAEQEMKNQEPKKEDITLDTPLSDSEEEKTVQEEQQEESQSEKKIEFFEEIKQKKNGGPYNGSFLNRLPNLKSQRHKVLFRRLALIITVLGIPLIFLIYYVSPYSKLQAVAVSGNKTVNSQEIISDTKLSLGENVWGQYFHRSTYIDRLKKAQPRIETANIHFKGMNEFDLDVTEYKEIALIAKNNQYYPVIENGTVLDEKVANPTKNLPILEEFKDSAKIKELTKQYNQLSSELQKAISEIKYTPRASNKNLIQLNMNDGNQVIVNINNLANQMKYYSQVAKDMDEKGVIDMEVGIFSHPYGSTQETEESGQSEETTESEENADQTNESSEEAETQKAQTPGSSSTNGSSDSNDSSETSQIEDNPSTTPSSLNEN, encoded by the coding sequence GTGAGTAAGAAAAAAGAACCAAAAAAATTGTCTCATCCGTCTTCTGATGAAAACAATTTGACTCCTTGGCAAAAGGCTAACCGAAAATATCTGGCAGAACAAGAGATGAAAAACCAAGAGCCAAAAAAAGAAGACATAACATTAGATACACCCCTTTCAGATTCTGAAGAAGAAAAAACGGTTCAAGAGGAACAGCAAGAAGAAAGCCAGTCCGAGAAAAAAATCGAATTTTTTGAAGAGATCAAGCAAAAGAAAAACGGTGGACCATATAACGGTTCTTTTTTGAACCGGCTGCCCAATTTAAAAAGTCAACGGCACAAAGTACTATTTCGTCGGTTAGCTTTGATCATCACTGTATTGGGTATACCGCTGATTTTTTTGATCTATTATGTTTCTCCTTATAGCAAATTACAAGCAGTTGCAGTATCAGGCAATAAGACAGTCAACAGCCAAGAAATCATCTCTGATACAAAATTGTCATTAGGAGAAAATGTTTGGGGACAGTATTTTCATCGATCTACTTATATCGATCGCCTTAAAAAAGCACAGCCAAGAATCGAAACAGCAAATATACATTTCAAAGGGATGAATGAATTCGATTTGGATGTAACAGAATATAAAGAGATTGCTTTGATCGCAAAAAACAATCAATACTACCCAGTGATTGAAAATGGAACAGTATTAGATGAAAAAGTAGCAAATCCTACAAAAAATCTCCCTATCTTGGAAGAGTTCAAAGACTCTGCAAAAATCAAAGAATTAACAAAGCAATACAATCAGTTATCATCAGAATTACAAAAAGCAATTTCTGAAATCAAGTACACGCCAAGAGCAAGCAATAAAAATCTGATCCAATTGAATATGAATGACGGCAATCAAGTTATTGTAAATATCAATAATCTTGCGAACCAAATGAAATATTATTCGCAAGTAGCCAAAGATATGGATGAAAAAGGTGTGATCGACATGGAAGTTGGTATCTTCTCGCATCCTTACGGTAGCACTCAAGAAACGGAAGAATCGGGCCAATCGGAAGAAACAACTGAAAGTGAAGAAAATGCGGATCAAACAAACGAATCAAGTGAAGAGGCAGAAACGCAAAAAGCACAAACACCTGGATCGTCTAGCACAAACGGATCATCTGATTCAAATGATTCAAGTGAAACAAGTCAAATAGAAGATAATCCAAGTACAACTCCGTCAAGTTTAAATGAAAATTGA
- the murG gene encoding undecaprenyldiphospho-muramoylpentapeptide beta-N-acetylglucosaminyltransferase has product MKILVTGGGTGGHIYPALAFVNYVKTQEPNAEFMYVGAKRGLENKIVPDTGMPFHTLEIQGFKRKISMHNIKTVRLFLKSIRQAKKILSDFQPDIVIGTGGYVSGAVVYAAAKMGIPTVIHEQNSVPGVTNKFLSRYVDRIALSFKDAASFFPENKAVLVGNPRAQEVADTKKSDILKTFDLDPEKKTVLIFGGSQGALKINQAVSVFLSEYIPSSYQVLYASGDRYYEEILNKINPEIQNISVQPYIKNMAEVMASSDLLVGRAGATSIAEFTALGLPAVLVPSPYVTNDHQTKNAMSLVHAGAAKMIADNELTGESLSQTVNEIMGDEELQKQMCRASKEQGIPDASKRLYDLVKQIIKK; this is encoded by the coding sequence ATGAAAATTTTGGTTACAGGCGGAGGAACAGGGGGACATATTTATCCAGCTCTTGCCTTTGTCAATTATGTAAAGACTCAAGAACCGAATGCTGAATTCATGTATGTGGGAGCAAAACGAGGTCTAGAAAACAAAATCGTCCCTGATACAGGAATGCCTTTCCATACCTTGGAGATTCAAGGATTTAAACGAAAAATTTCCATGCATAACATCAAGACGGTCCGATTGTTTCTTAAGAGTATCCGTCAAGCAAAAAAAATCCTCAGTGATTTTCAACCAGATATCGTTATCGGTACTGGAGGATATGTTTCCGGAGCGGTAGTGTACGCTGCAGCCAAAATGGGTATTCCAACAGTTATCCATGAACAAAACAGTGTACCAGGTGTTACCAATAAATTTTTAAGCCGATATGTGGATCGGATCGCTCTTTCATTTAAAGATGCGGCTTCCTTTTTTCCTGAAAACAAAGCAGTTCTTGTAGGTAATCCTCGAGCACAAGAAGTAGCAGATACTAAAAAATCAGATATTTTGAAAACATTTGATTTGGATCCAGAAAAGAAAACAGTCTTGATTTTTGGCGGTAGTCAAGGAGCACTTAAAATCAATCAAGCAGTATCAGTTTTTTTAAGTGAATATATTCCTTCTTCTTACCAAGTTTTGTATGCTTCAGGAGATAGATATTATGAAGAGATCCTAAATAAAATAAATCCTGAAATACAAAATATTAGTGTCCAGCCTTATATCAAAAATATGGCAGAGGTCATGGCTTCCAGTGATCTGCTGGTGGGGCGTGCTGGTGCAACTTCGATCGCAGAATTCACAGCTCTGGGGTTACCGGCAGTGTTGGTTCCCAGCCCATATGTTACGAATGATCATCAGACTAAAAATGCAATGAGTCTTGTTCACGCAGGAGCAGCAAAAATGATTGCAGATAATGAACTAACAGGTGAATCACTAAGTCAGACAGTCAACGAAATCATGGGTGATGAAGAATTGCAAAAGCAAATGTGCCGAGCTTCTAAAGAACAAGGAATCCCTGATGCTTCAAAACGTCTTTATGACTTAGTAAAACAAATAATCAAAAAATAA